A section of the Lynx canadensis isolate LIC74 chromosome A1, mLynCan4.pri.v2, whole genome shotgun sequence genome encodes:
- the SPARC gene encoding SPARC: MRAWIFFLLCLAGRALAAPQQEALPDETEVVEETVAEVAEGPVGANPVQVEVGEFDEGAEEAEQEVVAENPCQNHHCKHGKVCELDENNTPMCVCQDPTSCPAPIGEFEKVCSNDNKTFDSSCHFFATKCTLEGTKKGHKLHLDYIGPCKYIPPCLDSELTEFPLRMRDWLKNVLVTLYERDEDNNLLTEKQKLRVKKIHENEKRLEAGDHPVELLARDFEKNYNMYIFPVHWQFGQLDQHPIDGYLSHTELAPLRAPLIPMEHCTTRFFETCDLDNDKYIALDEWAGCFGIKEQDIDKDLVI, translated from the exons ATGAGGGCCTGGATCTTCTTCCTCCTTTGCCTGGCCGGGAGGGCCTTGGCAGCTCCT CAACAGGAAGCCCTGCCCGATGAGACGGAGGTGGTAGAGGAAACCGTGGCTGAGGTGGCAGAG ggaccTGTGGGAGCCAACCCCGTGCAGGTGGAAGTGGGAGAATTTGACGAAGGTGCCGAGGAGGCCGAACAGGAGGTGGTGGCTGAAA ACCCCTGCCAGAACCACCACTGCAAACATGGCAAAGTGTGTGAGCTGGATGAGAACAACACCCCCATGTGCGTGTGCCAGGACCCTACCAGCTGCCCTGCCCCCATTGGCGAGTTTGAGAAG GTGTGCAGCAATGACAACAAGACCTTCGACTCTTCCTGCCACTTCTTTGCCACCAAGTGCACCCTGGAGGGCACCAAGAAGGGCCACAAACTCCATCTGGACTACATTGGGCCTTGCAAAT ACATCCCCCCCTGCCTGGACTCCGAGCTGACCGAATTCCCCCTGCGCATGCGGGACTGGCTCAAGAACGTCCTGGTCACTCTGTACGAAAGGGACGAGGACAACAACCTTCTGACCGAGAAGCAGAAACTGCGA GTGAAGAAGATCCATGAGAACGAGAAGCGTCTGGAGGCTGGAGACCACCCCGTGGAGCTGCTGGCCCGGGACTTCGAGAAGAACTACAACATGTACATCTTCCCCGTGCACTGGCAGTTTGGCCAGCTGGACCAGCACCCCATTGATGG GTACCTGTCCCACACGGAGCTGGCTCCACTGCGTGCACCCCTCATCCCCATGGAGCACTGCACCACCCGCTTTTTTGAGACCTGCGACCTGGACAATGACAAGTACATCGCCCTGGATGAGTGGGCCGGCTGCTTCGGCATCAAGGAGC AGGATATTGACAAGGATCTGGTGATCTAA